TGCTGGTGTAGACCGGATATTTTTGAACAATAAACCCTATTACAATTTAGGGACGCTGGACCAGGGTTTCTGGCCGGATGGTTTGTATACCGCCCCAACCGATGAGGCGTTAGCTTTTGACATTAAGGCGATCAAGGCGATGGGTTTCAATACGATTCGCAAACACATTAAGGTAGAGCCCGCACGCTGGTATTACCATGCGGACAAGCTGGGGATGCTGGTGTGGCAGGATCTGGTGAACCCGAACCAGGGTTTGCCTGAAGGCAGTAAGGCGGAGTTTGAACGGGAAAGTGCTGCGGAGCTGGCACAGCTGCACAATTACCCCTCGGTGGTGTGCTGGGTGCTGTTCAATGAGAAATGGGGACAATATGATCAAAAAAGGTTATCGAACTGGGTAAAACAAACTGACCCTTCTAGGATCCTGAACGGGCACTCGGGAGAGCTGTTGTATGTAAACGAGGTGTTGCGTTCGCCTTCTCCGGATGCTTATGTGGATGCGGATATGACCGATGTACATGCTTATCCGGATCCGATGAATTCGGTTAAGCAGCCTGGCAAGGCACAGGTTTGCGGTGAATTTGGCGGCATCGGGGTGTTTATCCCGGATCACCAGTGGCTGACCGGTTCGGCCTGGGGTTACATCCAGGAGAAGCCTGCCGGGTTGATGGCGAAATATAAGATCATGAACCAGCATTTGCAGCTGTTTGAAAAGCAGGGTTTATCGGGTTCTATTTATACCCAGCCCTTTGATGTGGAAGGGGAACAGAACGGGCTGATGACCTATGACAGGGAGGTGATCAAGATTCCATTTGCGACACTGCGTTTGATCCATAAGGCCTTAAACCCGGATTTGCAGGTTGAAGGCGCTGTTCAGGAGCTCTCCCGTCGCTTTGCTTCGTTGGAAATGACGACAAAAAATGCGGATTTGACGGAGCCGGGGATTTTGTATAGCGCGATGCTGGATCAATACATTGCCGGTAAACGTGACGTTCCTTTTTTAAAGAAAATGGCGATGATGGCTACCCAGGCCGGGGATAAACCAGGGGCAGCATTGGCAGGGTCGGCTTATATAGCTGGTATGAAAGCTCCTTTATCTACAGAAGACATCAATTCTGTAGTGGCCTTTACCAAAAGTACCAAAGATGTCGGCTTTGCATTGATGCTTAGCCAGGCGGATGCTTTTAAAAAGGTTTTGGGAGAACGTAAGTATACCGTTGATATGATGAATATGATCTTTAAAGGCGAGATGGAACCCATGATGAATGAAAAGCAGAGCTGGGAGGCAATTGAAGCAAGGGTTAAGCCTTTTGGTGCACCAGCTGAGGAGATTTTGTTACGGGCAAAGGTGGTGGCTTTTTACAACCAGCAGGACTGGAAGGCATACGTGCCACTGGCTAAGGTTTATTTGGAGAAATATGGGGCTAACCTTTCAGAACAGGAAAAAGGAATGTTCCAGGGAGCAGTAGATCAACATCAGTAAAGATAGTTTTTTGGGTTAGAATTTGGTTAGTAGGGCTTGGATTGGATGGTCCGGCCCTAACTTAAAGTTAAAAATGGTTGTGATGAAAAACAATAAGGAAAGAACAGCGCAGTTATTTGCCAGTGTGGATTTTGTAGATGGCAAAACGCTGAAAATATATAAAAGAATAAAAGCATTGGAGTTTAAAGGCATAATTAAGCTGGTGGAACAGGGCCTGTTGTTACCTGCTGTGATCGTGGCAGATGTAATGGACAATTGAAAAGATCAGCGGAAATGGGAATCAGAAAAGCAAGGACAACAGATGTAGCCAAGATCGGGGAGTTGCTCAGTCAATTGGGATATCCGACTGATAGGGTAGCGCTGGGCTGTAAGTTAAATTACCTGTCACAGGATACCGATCACCTATGCCTGGTGTATGAACAGGACGGTGTGGTACTGGCATTTATCGCGGTTTGCTTTGTGCCGCAGATGGCTGTCAGCAATGACCTGGCCCTGATCGGCTATTTTGCTGTAGAGCAGCAGGCAAGACGTAAAGGAATAGGGAAACAGCTGGAGGCGTATTGCGAACAACTGGCCAGGGAACGGAATTGTAACTGTATACAGGTGCATTGCAATAGCAAAAGGATTGATGCACATCGGTTTTATGAAAGGCAGGGCTACCAGGAATCGCCTAAATATTTCAGTAAAAAACTATTTTAAAAATGAATACAAGTAAATACAAATATGTTACAGCAGAGCAGAAGAAAGCAAGACAGCTTTGAAATGTTTGAAACCGGTTACCAGCTGAAGCAGTCAACGGAAGAATTGATGAGGGTAAAACTGATGATGAAGCTGGAGACACTGATTGAGGAGCATTTCAGGGAACAAAAGAGCAGGAAGTTTTATGCGGCGGTGCTAAAGACGGATCTTTTTGTGCTGGAAGGCTTATCGAAAGAGATTCTGGACGCTTCCATTAACCAGTTGCTGGCAGACCGCCAGCAGCAGGAAACGATTAAAATGGTACTGGACTGGACGCTTTCCATCAAGGAGATCAGTTATACCCTAGGCTTTAAAAGCCAGTCGGGCTTCAGCGCTTACTTTAAACGGGTAACTGGGCTTAGCCCATTAGCTTTTAGAAGACGATGAGAGCCTTGGTCATTAACCCGAGTTTTACCCTGCATACGGCAGTACTGGACAGGTATTTCCATGAAGTGGACCGCTTTGAGCTGCTGACTTTTGACGAGGAAATACTATTGGGGGAAAAGATCAGGGCGGGAGATAAATCTGCACTGGATAAACTGGTGAAGGCGAACCTGCGTTTTGTGATCTCGGTAGCTAAAAAGTATCAGCATAGCGGGATGAGCCTGGCCGACCTGATTGCAGAAGGGAACATTGGCCTGATGACAGCAGCGCAGCGTTTTGATCCGAGCAAGGGTTTTAAGTTTATCTCCTTTGCGGTGTGGTGGATACGCCAGGCCATCATGCATGCGATCACCCAGAAACAGCGGATGGTAAGACTGCCGGGAAACCAGGTGAATACGATTTTATCGATTAACCAGGCCAGTATGGCACTGGAGCAGATGCTGGAACGTATACCCAGTGTGGAACAATTGGCGGAGTATACAGGATTGAGCAGTGCTAAGGTATTGGAAGGGATTGGTAATTCGGGCTGGACGCTGTCTTTGGATAAGGAACCTGAAAGGGAGCAAGGAGCCAGCTTAATGGAGTTGTTGTCCTGCCCAAATGCACTTGCTCCCGATCAGGTCTTGCTGGATGCTTCTGTTTCAGAAGAATTACTGGAGGCTTTGGAAGGATTGCCGGAGCGGGAAAAGCTGATCCTGGAACATCTGTACGGCCTTGGCGGGAAGGTGCTGCTGGAGGCAGAGGATATTGCCCGGATGCTTGGACTGAGTAAGGAACGGGTACGGCAGCTAAAATACCGGGCGATGAAATCCTTAAAGGAAAGGATCAGTCCATCACTTTTTCAGTAAACATTAACAAGATTACATACCATGAAAACGCTAAAAATTACGTTAAAAAAGATTAGCCTTATCTGGGTTGCACTGCTGACCATCAGTTGTCACAACAAAAAACAGCAGGCTGCTGATCATACTGTGGTCAGCATACAGAATAAAGAGGGCATGATTGCTCAGTTCTGCGCCAATGGAGCCAGGCTCATGAGTTTAAAAGTTCCGGATAAGTCCGGTAAGCTGACTGATGTTGTTGTTGGTTTTGAGAATCCGGTAGACTATGACAAGTCGACAGAACCCTATTTCGGTGCTACTATTGGCAGGTACGGCAACCGCATTGCTGGAGGCAGGTTCAGCCTGGATGGTGATGAGCCCTATCAGCTGAGCATCAACAATGGGATCAACGCCCTGCATGGGGGTAAGACTGGCTTTCAGTACCAGAACTGGGCACTAGAAAAGCTGAACGATTCGACACTGGTTTGCAGGCTGGAATCTCTTGATGGGGACAATGGCTTTCCGGGTAAGCTTGCTGTTGAAGTGACTTATATGCTGCTGAGCTCAAATGCCCTGCACATCAGCTATGAGGCCAGAACCGATAGGCCAACGATTGTGAACCTGACCAATCATGCTTTTTTTAACCTGAATGGTTCGGGTAGTATTTTGGATCACCAGCTGATGATCAATGCAAACAGGTATACTCCGGTAGACCGGACGCTGATCCCTACCGGGGAGCTGGCTTTGGTAAAAGGAACACCCTTTGATTTCAGGAGCTCAGAAACGATTGGCAAACGCATCAATGAAGCCAATGAACAATTGCGCTTTGGCAAGGGCTACGACCACAATTATGTGCTGAACAAAAGCATGCCAGCAGCGGTGGTATGCGGAGAGAAGTCTGGAATTGTGATGGCGGTGTATACCGATCAGCCGGGTCTGCAATTTTATTCCGGAAACTTTATGCAGGGGAAGAATGAGCTGAGAAATGGACCAGATCTTTTTAGAACGGCTTTTTGCCTGGAGACCCAGCATTTTCCGGACAGCCCGAATCATCCGGATTTCCCTTCTACGGTATTGCGGCCCGGAGAAGTGTATCAGACCCAGACGGTTTACGCATTTTCTACAGACAAGTAAAATACAATATAAGGCTAAGGTTATGTATGTTTTTAAGGTGTTGATTATTTGTTGGTTAGTTGATTTTTAGGATGATTTTAAAAAAGTTGGGTTGAATTGACCACCATGGAAGACTGGGTGCCCTAGCTTAGTTAAAACTAACTTAATTTATATGCGAAACATTGACTTTGAAAAAGCGTCGTTTAAGGATTTTGAGGATCCGGCTGGAATGTGTGCCTTTGAGCGGGCGAGGTATTTTAATGAATTCCTGGATTACCTGGAGGAAAAGGAGCGGTTGAATTACCGCTTTGAAACCACTTCTTCGGGCGGGCCGCTGGTGGAACTGAGCATTCCTTTTATGAAGGAAAAGCGGGATTATGTGAGCCTGGTGTCTAATGATTACCTGGGTTTTTCTCAGCACCATCTGGTGAAAAAGGCAGCTTGTTTCGGCATCCAGTATTATGGTGCGGGTTCAGGTGCCTCTCCGGCAATTGGGGGGCATTATTCGTTCCACAGGGAGCTGGAGGAGAAGATTGCTGCATTCTTTAACCGGGATTCGGCCATCATTTACACTACGGGTTATACGGCCAATTCTGCTACTTTGTTGGCTTTGCTTGGAACACAGGACCTGGTGATCACCGATATGAAGATCCATGCCAGTATGTTTGAAGGTTGTAACGGGAAGAACCAGAAGACCTTTCGCCACAATGACCTGGAGCATTTGGAGATGATCCTGAAATCATCTAGGGATCAGTACCATACCCGGTTTGTGGTGGTGGATGGGGTGTATTCTCAGGATGGGGATTTGGCCCTTTTAGACCAGATCGTGAAGCTGGTACACCAGTATGAGGGTTATGTGGTGATGGATGATGCCCATGGGGTTGGGGTAATTGGCAAGACCGGTAGAGGGGTGATTGAGCTGCAGGGTTTGTATAAGGAGGTGGACATCATTACCGGTACTTTCAGTAAGACCTTTGGCCACCTTGGGGGCTATGTGATTGCTGATCCTGAGCTGATCAGGTATTTGAAGTTCCAGAGCCGCCAGCATTTGTTTTCGGTGACGGCTACACCGGCTTCGATGTGTATCCTGAAAGCCATTGAACTGATTGATGAGCAGCCGGAATGGAGGGATTTGCTTTGGGAGAATGTAAATTATTTTACGGCGGGTTTGCGCAGCCTGGGTCTGGATATTGGCAATACGCAATCGGCGATTGTACCGGTTAAGATCGGGGATATTGCCCTGACCAATGAGGTGAGCAGGCGCTTGCTGCATGCGGGGGTTTATGCCAACCCGATCATGTACCCTGCGGTTTCCAAGAAAGATTCCAGGATCCGCATGAGCCTGATGGCGACCCATAAACGGGAACATGTAGACCGGGTGCTGAATGCTTTTGAGGACATCAGCAGGGCGCTGCCGATACGCCGGTTGAGCGATTGTAATCAAACTTAAATTGTAGAAATGTAAATGAGGAAACCAAGACTGTATAAATCAAGAGATCCTGAGGCGGTAAAACAGGCCTTACTGGATGCTGTTGGGGCTATTCTGAAAGAAAACGGGCACCAGGGACTGGGGGTGAACAGGGTGAGCCTGAGGGCGCACATCAACAAGGGCTTGATTTACTGGTATTATACCAGTTACAATCACCTGGTGAAAACGTACATCAAGGGTAAAGATTTCTGGAGGCCGATCTTTGAAAAATTTCAGTTGAGGGAGCCGCCTAAAGAGGAGGAGTTGCCGGGATATATTACCGCCATTTTCCAGGAGCAGTTTCAATGCTTTTTTGGAGATAAGGAAATGCAGAAGCTGATCTTATGGCAGGTTTCGGAACCCAATCCTCTATTGAAAGAAGTTTCGGATGAAAGGGAGCTGGAAGGAGCGAAGATCATGGCGCTGACGGATCCTCATTTTAAGGACTCTGAGATTGATTTTCGCAGTGTGGTTGGTTTGGTTTTAGGCGGGATTTACAATATGGTCTGGCATGCGAGCAATAATAAAAGTACGGTGATTGGTATTGACATCAACAATGAGCGTGACCGGGAGAAGTTCCGTAAGGCAATTGGTCATGTGATCACTGCGGTCTGGAAGCTGGCGGAGAAGGTTTAGTCTACAGATAAATGGTTTACCTATGATCATTAAAGCAGAGCGGGTGGATAAGGGCAGGGTAGTGGCGTTGCTATGCCTGTCCTTTAGTGAAAATTTAAGTGTGGGGTATCTGGTTGGTACGGGTAAAGGAAGGAGACTGCGCCTGAGGCGTTTGATGGCTTATGCTTTTGAGGTTTGTTTCCGTTTCGGTGAGGTCTGGCTGTCTGAAGGGAAACAAGGTTGTGCTTTGGTGTTGTACCCGCATTTGAAAGGGTTTTCCTTACGGGTTTTCTGGATGGATTTGAACTTGGTTTTCGGGGTTGTCGGTTTGCTGAGGTTATCGCAGGTATTACGCAGGGAGAAATTACTTGCTGCCCGGCATCGGGATAATCCTTTTTATTACCTCTGGTTTATTGGGGTTAACCCATGGGTGCAGCGGCAGGGGATTGGTACTTTGATGTTAAGGGAGTTCATTGCAGATGCAGAGCTTGCGGGAATGCCTGTTTACCTGGAAACTTCTGTAGTCAGCAACTTGGTCTGGTATGAAAAGTTTGGCTTCCGGGTTTATGATGAGCTGGATTTCGGTTACCGCTTGTTCTTTTTAAAAAAGGTACTTGCCGGTAGTGCTATAATGTTTTATTTCCTGTTGAGGATGACTACTATATCTTGCCTATGTATGTATTTAATTCTGAAATGTACTTATTGACCTTTGTTATTTGTTTGCTGGAGTTTGGGATGTTCTGTTACCAGCTGGTACATTACCTGTCCAGGCCGGAAGATAAACGCCGTTTGTGGTACCTGGTGTTACTGCTACTGCTGATTTTATATAATGTGGCGGGTGGTTTGCTTCCTGATCCGGATTACGGGATGCCACTGGTGAGCCAGAACATTATTGCCTATGGTACTGGCTTTTTAATGGCGGCTTATTTTCCTTATTATTTTTATAAGGCTTTTAATTTGAACAGCCTGCGTTTTCATGCTTATTACGGGGTAGGAATCTTCCTGCTGATGCCCTTTGTGGTCTTTTTCTGTTTGCTTTATCCTTTATATGGTAATCTGGAGCTGGCTACGAGTTATGGTATGCTGGTACCTGGGGTTTATTCTGTGGTGCTATTGTATGCTTTGCTCAAGGCGATTCGTTTGAGGATCTTGCAGCGCAGTGTTTCGGATTACCCTTATCGGAAGTCGGAAATGTTCTGGGTATATGCCGCGGTATTCCCCTGGGTTTGTATGACTTTGTTTTCTTTTTTACAGATCTCTCAGTGGATCGAGGTGCTGGTGACCAATTCCGGTTTTTTGATCATTACGGTACTGTTTATTGCCAGGATCGTGAAATGGGAACGGATCCGGGATGAGCAGCTGGAGGCAAAATATACGTTGGGTAGTGGGGCTTCGGTATTTGAATGTAATTGTGTGTTTTATGGGTTGACCAAACGGGAGGCTGAAATTGCGGTCAGGATTAGCCAGGGGAAACAGTATAAGTATATTGGGTTTGATCTGTTTATTTCTACGGATACGGTGAAGAGTCATGTGAAAAATATTTTTCGCAAGGTTGAGGTGAATGATAAGACGGAACTGGTATATAAGCTTAATCAGGAGTCTGATCGGGCAGCAATCTAAAGTGGATAGAATTTGCTGGGACAAATCTATATAAAACAATACTTGAACTGGACGTTTTCGGTAAAGGCCATGTGAGGGTGTGATATTCAATATTATATGAAGGACGAAATCTTAAGTGATAATTTGGTTTGTTTAATCTAAAATTACGATATTGGGTTTTACCAAAATATAAATAATTACGCTTTCAATTATGAAAAAATGTGCTGTAGTAATAGGAGTTGACCGAACAGGGATATTACCAGAACTTAATGCTGCGGCAAAAGGCGCTAATGATTTTGCTTTATGGGCAGAATCTCAGGCGTATGATACAGTTTTATTAACAGATCATAATAAAAATGTAACTGTACGTGATATCAAAGACGCAATAAGGAAATTTGTTGATGAAAAAATTTATGATGTAATGATTGTATTTTTTTCGGGTCATGGTATATTAAAAAGTGCTATGGATGAACAATGGCTACTTTCTGAAGCTCCTGGTGATCTCAATGAAGCAGTGAACGTACAACCTTCTAGGTTGATAGCCAGAAAGAGTGGAATTCCACATATAGTATTTATTTCGGACGCTTGTAGATCTTTGCCCAAAAATTCACTTATTAGTGAGATGTTTGGT
This is a stretch of genomic DNA from Candidatus Pedobacter colombiensis. It encodes these proteins:
- a CDS encoding RNA polymerase sigma factor RpoD/SigA, whose amino-acid sequence is MRALVINPSFTLHTAVLDRYFHEVDRFELLTFDEEILLGEKIRAGDKSALDKLVKANLRFVISVAKKYQHSGMSLADLIAEGNIGLMTAAQRFDPSKGFKFISFAVWWIRQAIMHAITQKQRMVRLPGNQVNTILSINQASMALEQMLERIPSVEQLAEYTGLSSAKVLEGIGNSGWTLSLDKEPEREQGASLMELLSCPNALAPDQVLLDASVSEELLEALEGLPEREKLILEHLYGLGGKVLLEAEDIARMLGLSKERVRQLKYRAMKSLKERISPSLFQ
- a CDS encoding helix-turn-helix domain-containing protein, which produces MLQQSRRKQDSFEMFETGYQLKQSTEELMRVKLMMKLETLIEEHFREQKSRKFYAAVLKTDLFVLEGLSKEILDASINQLLADRQQQETIKMVLDWTLSIKEISYTLGFKSQSGFSAYFKRVTGLSPLAFRRR
- a CDS encoding glycoside hydrolase family 2 TIM barrel-domain containing protein — protein: MYKTLKECLMLVAALPVFWAGAAQAQQNYKMQPEAIQSRWAKLVSPANALKEYPRPQMVRAGWTNLNGLWDYAITVKDAAKPAVFEGQILVPYPIESALSGVKKALLPTQNLWYKRNVQVSGLKPGERTLLHFGAVDWQCWVYVNGREVGQHTGGYSEFSFDITDALKAGSNELLLKVFDPTGAGIGPHGKQVLDPQNIYYTPSSGIWQTVWLEVVPEAYVKGLKLTPDIDKGILRLKVDAGEGFQVEAIAWAAGVSTGSVSGSPGSELALPVKNGKLWSPASPFLYDLVVRLKKNGKVVDEVKSYFGMRKISIGKDAAGVDRIFLNNKPYYNLGTLDQGFWPDGLYTAPTDEALAFDIKAIKAMGFNTIRKHIKVEPARWYYHADKLGMLVWQDLVNPNQGLPEGSKAEFERESAAELAQLHNYPSVVCWVLFNEKWGQYDQKRLSNWVKQTDPSRILNGHSGELLYVNEVLRSPSPDAYVDADMTDVHAYPDPMNSVKQPGKAQVCGEFGGIGVFIPDHQWLTGSAWGYIQEKPAGLMAKYKIMNQHLQLFEKQGLSGSIYTQPFDVEGEQNGLMTYDREVIKIPFATLRLIHKALNPDLQVEGAVQELSRRFASLEMTTKNADLTEPGILYSAMLDQYIAGKRDVPFLKKMAMMATQAGDKPGAALAGSAYIAGMKAPLSTEDINSVVAFTKSTKDVGFALMLSQADAFKKVLGERKYTVDMMNMIFKGEMEPMMNEKQSWEAIEARVKPFGAPAEEILLRAKVVAFYNQQDWKAYVPLAKVYLEKYGANLSEQEKGMFQGAVDQHQ
- a CDS encoding galactose mutarotase; the protein is MKTLKITLKKISLIWVALLTISCHNKKQQAADHTVVSIQNKEGMIAQFCANGARLMSLKVPDKSGKLTDVVVGFENPVDYDKSTEPYFGATIGRYGNRIAGGRFSLDGDEPYQLSINNGINALHGGKTGFQYQNWALEKLNDSTLVCRLESLDGDNGFPGKLAVEVTYMLLSSNALHISYEARTDRPTIVNLTNHAFFNLNGSGSILDHQLMINANRYTPVDRTLIPTGELALVKGTPFDFRSSETIGKRINEANEQLRFGKGYDHNYVLNKSMPAAVVCGEKSGIVMAVYTDQPGLQFYSGNFMQGKNELRNGPDLFRTAFCLETQHFPDSPNHPDFPSTVLRPGEVYQTQTVYAFSTDK
- a CDS encoding GNAT family N-acetyltransferase; translated protein: MIIKAERVDKGRVVALLCLSFSENLSVGYLVGTGKGRRLRLRRLMAYAFEVCFRFGEVWLSEGKQGCALVLYPHLKGFSLRVFWMDLNLVFGVVGLLRLSQVLRREKLLAARHRDNPFYYLWFIGVNPWVQRQGIGTLMLREFIADAELAGMPVYLETSVVSNLVWYEKFGFRVYDELDFGYRLFFLKKVLAGSAIMFYFLLRMTTISCLCMYLILKCTY
- a CDS encoding helix-turn-helix transcriptional regulator, which gives rise to MYVFNSEMYLLTFVICLLEFGMFCYQLVHYLSRPEDKRRLWYLVLLLLLILYNVAGGLLPDPDYGMPLVSQNIIAYGTGFLMAAYFPYYFYKAFNLNSLRFHAYYGVGIFLLMPFVVFFCLLYPLYGNLELATSYGMLVPGVYSVVLLYALLKAIRLRILQRSVSDYPYRKSEMFWVYAAVFPWVCMTLFSFLQISQWIEVLVTNSGFLIITVLFIARIVKWERIRDEQLEAKYTLGSGASVFECNCVFYGLTKREAEIAVRISQGKQYKYIGFDLFISTDTVKSHVKNIFRKVEVNDKTELVYKLNQESDRAAI
- a CDS encoding TetR/AcrR family transcriptional regulator, which encodes MRKPRLYKSRDPEAVKQALLDAVGAILKENGHQGLGVNRVSLRAHINKGLIYWYYTSYNHLVKTYIKGKDFWRPIFEKFQLREPPKEEELPGYITAIFQEQFQCFFGDKEMQKLILWQVSEPNPLLKEVSDERELEGAKIMALTDPHFKDSEIDFRSVVGLVLGGIYNMVWHASNNKSTVIGIDINNERDREKFRKAIGHVITAVWKLAEKV
- a CDS encoding GNAT family N-acetyltransferase, whose protein sequence is MGIRKARTTDVAKIGELLSQLGYPTDRVALGCKLNYLSQDTDHLCLVYEQDGVVLAFIAVCFVPQMAVSNDLALIGYFAVEQQARRKGIGKQLEAYCEQLARERNCNCIQVHCNSKRIDAHRFYERQGYQESPKYFSKKLF
- a CDS encoding aminotransferase class I/II-fold pyridoxal phosphate-dependent enzyme, whose product is MRNIDFEKASFKDFEDPAGMCAFERARYFNEFLDYLEEKERLNYRFETTSSGGPLVELSIPFMKEKRDYVSLVSNDYLGFSQHHLVKKAACFGIQYYGAGSGASPAIGGHYSFHRELEEKIAAFFNRDSAIIYTTGYTANSATLLALLGTQDLVITDMKIHASMFEGCNGKNQKTFRHNDLEHLEMILKSSRDQYHTRFVVVDGVYSQDGDLALLDQIVKLVHQYEGYVVMDDAHGVGVIGKTGRGVIELQGLYKEVDIITGTFSKTFGHLGGYVIADPELIRYLKFQSRQHLFSVTATPASMCILKAIELIDEQPEWRDLLWENVNYFTAGLRSLGLDIGNTQSAIVPVKIGDIALTNEVSRRLLHAGVYANPIMYPAVSKKDSRIRMSLMATHKREHVDRVLNAFEDISRALPIRRLSDCNQT